From a region of the Tiliqua scincoides isolate rTilSci1 chromosome 4, rTilSci1.hap2, whole genome shotgun sequence genome:
- the RNF152 gene encoding E3 ubiquitin-protein ligase RNF152: protein METLSQDTLLECQICFNYYSPRRRPKLLDCKHTCCSVCLQQMRTSQKDLRCPWCRGITKLPPGFSVSQLPDDPEVIAVIAIPHTSEHTPVFIKLPSNGCYMLPLPISKERSLLPGDIGCRLLPGSQQKSVTVVTIPAEQQPLQAGIPQDPVDEEQDRRGIVKSSTWSGVCTVILVACVLVFLLGIVLHNMSCISKRFTVISCG from the coding sequence ATGGAGACTCTATCCCAGGATACTCTGCTGGAATGTCAGATTTGTTTCAATTATTACAGCCCTCGACGGAGGCCCAAGTTACTGGACTGTAAACACACTTGCTGCTCAGTTTGCCTTCAGCAGATGAGGACCAGTCAGAAGGACCTGAGGTGTCCATGGTGCCGAGGTATCACTAAACTGCCACCCGGATTTTCTGTCTCCCAGCTGCCAGACGACCCAGAGGTCATTGCTGTGATTGCGATACCCCACACTTCAGAGCACACTCCAGTCTTCATCAAACTTCCTAGCAATGGGTGTTACATGTTGCCCTTGCCCATCTCGAAGGAGAGGTCCCTGTTGCCAGGAGACATTGGCTGTCGCCTCCTGCCAGGCAGCCAGCAAAAGTCCGTCACTGTGGTGACGATCCCAGCCGAGCAGCAGCCATTGCAAGCTGGGATCCCACAGGACCCAGTAGATGAGGAGCAAGACAGGAGGGGCATAGTGAAAAGCTCCACCTGGTCGGGAGTTTGCACCGTCATCCTGGTGGCCTGCGTCCTGGTCTTTCTACTTGGTATTGTCCTTCACAACATGTCCTGCATCTCCAAGCGTTTCACTGTAATCTCCTGCGGTTGA